GCCACGCCCGCGTGCACGCGGTTGATCGACCTCGCCGCCTCGTGCGCCTGGGTCTCCGTGCCGAATACGATCGCGAGCGTCGGGCGCAGGGTGCGCATGAGGCGCGCCCGCTTGCCCTGCCGGAAGCCGCTGTGCTCGGCCACGCCCTTCGCCACGGCGGGGTGCGCCACCTGCATCAGCAGCGCCCTGCCGCCGCCCAGCAGCACCACTCCCTCGCGGTGAACCCGCCGGATGGCCGCGCCATCGGGAAAGAACGGCCGCGACGGGCTCGGAGCCTCAATCACCTCGCTCGAAAGCCCCATCGCAGCCATCCTACGCCCGCGCCCGGGGCCGGGGACACACGCACCAAGGGCCTTCCGTGCCGCCCGCCTGCCGCCGATCCTCTCCCAGAGGCCCGCCTGCAGCGCTAGGCCGCCGAGCCGTTGCTCTTGATGTAGTCCAGCAGCGACCTGATCTCGGGCGAACCGCGTAGCCGGTGCAGTGCCTGCGACTCGATTTGCCGCGCGCGCTCCCGCGTTATCCCGAACGCCCTGCCGACCTCTTCCAGCGTGCGCGTGCGCCCGTCGTGCAGGCCATAGCGCATGATGAGGATCTCGCGGTCCCGCTGTGGCAGCACCTGCAGCGCCGTCTCCAGGTCGTCCTTCAGGAGCATCGACTCCGCCTCCTCGGCCGGCGAAGCGGCGACGATCTCGATCAGGTCTCCCAGCGTGCCCTCGCCCTCGTCGCCCAGCGGCCGCTCGAGCGAGATCGGCTGGCGCGCCAGCGCCTCCTGAAGCTGCTCGACCGAGGCCGTGTCCGTGCCCATCCGCTCGGCGATCTCGGCCGTTGTCGGCTCACGGCCCAGCTCGCTCAGCAGCTGGTCCAGGGCGCGCCGGTACTTGGTCGCCGTCTCGACCACGTGCACCGGCAGGCGCACGGTGCGAGACTGCTCGGCAAGGGCGCGCGTGACTGCCTGGCGGATCCACCAGGTCGCGTAGGTGCTGAACTTGAAGCCACGGCGCCAGTCGAACTTTTCGACGGCGCGGATGAGGCCGGTGTTGCCCTCCTGGATCAGGTCCAGGAACGGCAGCCCGCGGTCCTGGTAGCGCTTCGCAATCGAGACCACGAGGCGCAGGTTCGCCTGCATGAGGTGGTCCTTCGCCTCGCCCGCTCGCTTCTCGGCCAGGCGCAGCCTCTCCGCCAGGGAGCGGACCGCGCCTTCATCATTGGGGTCGGCGTCCACCTCCTCGGGCGTCAGAAGCCGCACGGCGACGCTCAGCTCCCAGAGGTCCTCCAACACCTGCTTGCCGGACGTGCCTATGACGTCGGCCAGCGCCTCCGCGAGGTCCTCGTCGATCTGGGCCTGGATCGCGTTCTGGAGGCGGCGCGAAAACAGGACGTCGGAGGGCTTGTCGCTCTCGATCTCCAGGATCGGCCGCAGCCTGTCCGCGCAGTGGCGGACGCGCTCCAGCATGTAGCGGGCCAGGTTCTCATAAGTCAGCTTCTCGCCGCGGGCGACCAGCTCGCGCTGCCAGCGGGCCAGCAGGCGCCCGTGCTCGATCTCCTTGGCCAGACGCACCTCGTCCGCGGCCGTAAGCAAGGGCACCGCGCCGATCTCGCGCAGGTACAATTGCACCGACCCCGGCAGCTCTTTCTCCAGCTCCGGCGTAAGCTCTTCCGGTTCTTCGTCCTCAATTAGCTCTGGCTCGTCTCGCAAGGTCGTCTCACTCATATCGTCAGGCTCCTGGGCCGGTATGCCGTGTCCAGTACCAGTCTAACTCCGACGCCGACAAATCCCCATGAGCCGTAAGTATGCATTTCAGCCAACGGACCCTGCCCTCCTTCGCCATCCCCCGGCACCACTCGATCGCCCGCCCTGCCACCGCACGCCTCATAGCCCCAGGCCGTAGTCGCGCGGCCGTAGTCCCAGGTTATGGTCGGAGCTTGCAGTCGCCGGTTGTAGTCGCAGGATTGAACTCGCGACCCGCGATACGATAGGTACATGCCGAAAACCGAGTCCTTCGACATCAGCACCGGTGTCGACCTGCAGGAGGTCGACAACGCCGTCAACCAGGCGCGCCGCGAGCTCCAGAACCGCTACGACTTCAAGAAGGTCCTCGCCGAGATCGAGTACGACCACCATGCGCCGAGGCTGACGCTGCGCACCGAGTCCGAGTTCCAGATCAACGCCATGTGGGAGGCGCTGGCGCAGCGTTTACGCGCGCGGCACGTCCCTCTCCAGAACCTGAAGCGCGGCAACATCGAGAAGGCCGGCGGCAACACCGTCCGCCAGGAGATCAAGATCGCCCAGGCGATCGACCCGGAGACCGCGCGCAAGATCGTCAAGTTCATCAAGGACCGCGGCTTCAAGAAGGTCCAGGCCCAGGTCCAGGGCGACGAAGTCCGCGTCTCCGCCCCGAGCCGCGACGACCTGCAGGCCGTCATCCGCGAAGTCAAGGCCGGAGACTGGGGCATCGAGCTCAAGTTCGGGAACTACCGCTGAGCCCCCACGAAGGGGCGACCGGGCCGCACACGCAGGCCTGCATGAGGGCAGGGCCCATAGCCAGGGAAACCGCCTGACCCGAGGGTGCTCTCGGGCACTCAATGGGACGCGACCTAGGCGGGACGCCGTTAGCTCAAGAATCCCAGCACCGCCCGCTGGAACTCCTCCGGCTGCTCCAGCATCGGCAAGTGGCCCGCCTCCTCGAGGATCGCCAGCCTCGACCCCGCGATCATCTCGTTGAAGGCGTGCGCGTAGGCCAGTGGCACCAGGCCGTCGGACGTGCCCCAGACCAGCAGCGTCGGCGTCTTGATGCGGTGGATGCGCTTCTTCAAGCCCTTGTCGGGGATGGGCCACAGGAACTTGCCGGACGTCGTCAGCGCCTTCTGGCGCTCAAGCATCGCTCGCCGCTGCTCGTCCTCGTCCGTCGGCAGCGCCGGCACTAGCCCCTTCTCGCGCGCGGCCTCGACGTCGTGCCACGTGAGGCGCTGGATAGTCGAAGCGCCGCCCGCAAAGAAGTCCGGCGACGGCTGGTCATCGAGCCAGAGCCCGGTCGGCGCGAT
This DNA window, taken from Dehalococcoidia bacterium, encodes the following:
- a CDS encoding sigma-70 family RNA polymerase sigma factor, with product MSETTLRDEPELIEDEEPEELTPELEKELPGSVQLYLREIGAVPLLTAADEVRLAKEIEHGRLLARWQRELVARGEKLTYENLARYMLERVRHCADRLRPILEIESDKPSDVLFSRRLQNAIQAQIDEDLAEALADVIGTSGKQVLEDLWELSVAVRLLTPEEVDADPNDEGAVRSLAERLRLAEKRAGEAKDHLMQANLRLVVSIAKRYQDRGLPFLDLIQEGNTGLIRAVEKFDWRRGFKFSTYATWWIRQAVTRALAEQSRTVRLPVHVVETATKYRRALDQLLSELGREPTTAEIAERMGTDTASVEQLQEALARQPISLERPLGDEGEGTLGDLIEIVAASPAEEAESMLLKDDLETALQVLPQRDREILIMRYGLHDGRTRTLEEVGRAFGITRERARQIESQALHRLRGSPEIRSLLDYIKSNGSAA
- a CDS encoding YajQ family cyclic di-GMP-binding protein — encoded protein: MPKTESFDISTGVDLQEVDNAVNQARRELQNRYDFKKVLAEIEYDHHAPRLTLRTESEFQINAMWEALAQRLRARHVPLQNLKRGNIEKAGGNTVRQEIKIAQAIDPETARKIVKFIKDRGFKKVQAQVQGDEVRVSAPSRDDLQAVIREVKAGDWGIELKFGNYR
- a CDS encoding alpha/beta hydrolase, producing the protein MAEERIVSVLDGKFQIHTFVQGSGPPLVYFHGYDGMLSWPTWLDFLTARFQVFAPQLPGVGRSTGLEHVEDFHDLAFLQLDYIEALGLERPALMGLDLGGCLAAEVAAHDSHAVSKLVLIAPTGLWLDDQPSPDFFAGGASTIQRLTWHDVEAAREKGLVPALPTDEDEQRRAMLERQKALTTSGKFLWPIPDKGLKKRIHRIKTPTLLVWGTSDGLVPLAYAHAFNEMIAGSRLAILEEAGHLPMLEQPEEFQRAVLGFLS